The Pricia mediterranea genome includes a window with the following:
- a CDS encoding CAP domain-containing protein, producing MKMRIHLMVLAVFTCALVSCSKESGETLNSVERQNVREVEKELLSLVNDHRVSLGKNALQFNATAYDQANVHTDYMIGKGAINHDNFTIRASAISKEVDAQFVAENVAKDYSTASGAFVGWLSSANHKHTMEDDFTHTAISVKKDENGTAYFTQIFYR from the coding sequence ATGAAAATGAGGATACATTTAATGGTCCTCGCCGTTTTTACATGTGCCCTGGTCTCTTGCTCAAAAGAGTCAGGGGAGACATTGAACAGCGTCGAGCGCCAAAACGTAAGGGAAGTAGAAAAAGAATTACTGAGCCTCGTCAACGACCACCGGGTTTCGTTAGGAAAGAATGCGCTGCAATTCAATGCGACCGCCTATGACCAGGCCAATGTCCATACCGATTATATGATAGGCAAAGGCGCGATCAATCACGATAATTTCACGATAAGGGCCTCCGCCATTTCCAAGGAGGTCGATGCGCAATTCGTCGCCGAGAATGTGGCAAAGGACTACTCGACCGCCTCGGGGGCGTTCGTCGGTTGGTTGAGCAGTGCCAACCACAAACACACCATGGAAGACGACTTTACCCATACCGCCATCAGCGTGAAAAAAGATGAGAACGGTACGGCCTACTTTACGCAGATTTTTTACCGGTAA
- a CDS encoding alpha-2-macroglobulin family protein: MMAKPLFRLLLLSFLLLGCTSKDESPADHRDNLNRFQNHVTQVTHGMISAQDEVRIVLIEPVTGWNKGDELDSDLLDVSPNVAGKLIALDGRSLAFIPKNGFAQDTEYRISLNLGALIEELPKDLRTLVFNVKTLEQQFNIYTDALQSYSKEKQYLTGQLRFADEFSLKKAKQLISATHNGKTIGIKFDSAVKQGTQFSFKIDSIQRYEQDTELKIAWDGGALDLDNKGQNTIMIPGKSHFTILDARVEAGENALVRINFSDPIKKEQNFKGLVDLEDDDAPKYSVDGNSLIVYPSRDIEGTVDLEVFEGIESTDGYKLKQKFSERIAFEALRPQVRLLSNGAILPSSTNLKVNFETANLKSVRVAVFKIFENNILQFLQNNNLNDQGNLRAVARPIARKKLSLLNNLSNPEGKWSAHALDLESLISPEPGAIYRVEFDFGPHDSYYPCESSNFSAEPASEETNIETEENGYWDGIGYADTYYGDYNWNERENPCARSYYYNKTVGTNLLASNLGATVKKGLNNSYFVAVNDILKTNPVPGTKVTFYNYQQQPMGQVVTEANGTAIYDAEKLAYFAIAEYKRQKTYVKLNDGNALSLSKFRVDGAQLQKGLKGYIFAERGVWRPGDRIFLSFMLNDAANPLPDNHPVKLELMDPYNKVMHREIKTVELDNFYQFEVKTDDNAPTGNWLAKVSVGGASFTKTLKIETIKPNRLKIKTEFNADFLDGAKPINGAMEVKWLHGAVAKNLKADITARFNTTDTQFEAYPNFEFDDPTRSFSVEDHVVFDGQIDAGGQADFSIDPQLKSRAPGMLQAAFITKVYENGGDFSTDVFTKPYSPYSTYVGLKTPKGDETRGMLLTDTPHTFEVVAVGGKGRTKAAKNLKVSVHQVKWRWWWDTSADNLSNFSNSQFHEKVFETTIGTGADGKGSFQFELEYPAWGRYLVRVEDTDGGHATGQTVYIDWPGWADRSQEGDPSAATMLVFSTDKETYTPEETATVTFPSSEGGLALVTVENGSEVLENLWVETAKGETKFELPMKAIYTPNVFIHISLLQPHASTLNDNPIRLYGVVPVAVEDPATRIQPTLAMPEVLRPEEKITVKVGERNNKAMTYSLAIVDEGLLDLTRFKTPDPWNTFYAHEALGVKTWDVYDDVIGAYGGKIDQVFAIGGDGVLAGAENKKANRFEPMVVHIGPFHLKAGEIRSHQIEIPKYVGSVRTMVVAGNLQKEAYGSAEKTTPVRKPLMVLASLPRKMTPGEKVMLPVTVFAMENKIKNVTLQLKKDASFRILGQSSQSVAFDRPDEKMAYFELEVADFTGNGKVTVEADGNGETASFEIPIVVVNPNPVTSETTEVVLEPKASQTIALETFGIAGSSSASIEFSTLPPMDFTGRMQSLISYPHGGVEQITSAAFPQLYLQDIFDLDGNRKKKIQQNIVRAVKSLGSYQNASGGFSYWPGQNNADDWGTSYAGHFLLEAEKKGYVLPVGFRSSWIAYQRNAAKQWRTASTRSDLAQAYRLFTLALSGNADIASMNRLRETVGLSDEAKFRLAATYALIGQASVAKDILTTARLNFDGYKYNGYTYGSPARNRAMALETYILLNDRSKARSLAETIADGLSDNRWMSTQSTAYSLLAMAKFAKMIGGKGIKATITLNGKSEQVRTDKTLANRGLTFNEGSNTIEIQNQESNTLFVNIVNSGVLPVGEEKVLKKNLSAQVDFKGRDGTRLDVAQLNQGTDFVAEVTLTNTTEKTLENMALTEIFPSGWEIVNTRFTDFGDFAQNELTHTDLRDDRAYFYFDMKKNETKTFRILLNASYLGSYYLPGIQAEAMYDHDYLVRTNGQWVEVVQE; the protein is encoded by the coding sequence ATGATGGCCAAACCGCTATTTCGTTTACTGCTTCTGTCCTTTCTTTTATTGGGATGTACTTCGAAGGATGAAAGTCCCGCCGATCATCGCGACAACCTCAACCGATTTCAAAATCACGTTACTCAGGTAACCCATGGCATGATTTCCGCACAAGACGAGGTGCGTATTGTTTTGATCGAGCCCGTAACGGGATGGAACAAGGGTGATGAACTCGATTCCGACCTGCTGGATGTATCCCCGAACGTAGCGGGAAAACTTATCGCTTTAGACGGACGCAGCCTTGCCTTTATCCCCAAAAATGGCTTTGCACAGGATACGGAATACCGGATCTCCCTTAACCTAGGTGCACTTATTGAGGAGCTTCCAAAGGATTTGAGAACCCTCGTATTCAACGTCAAGACCCTCGAACAGCAGTTCAATATCTACACCGATGCCCTGCAATCCTATTCCAAGGAAAAACAATACCTCACCGGACAATTGCGGTTTGCGGACGAATTTTCCCTGAAGAAGGCCAAACAACTGATATCGGCCACTCACAATGGGAAAACAATCGGTATAAAATTTGATTCCGCGGTAAAACAAGGCACACAATTTTCGTTCAAGATCGATAGCATCCAACGCTACGAACAGGATACCGAGCTTAAAATTGCTTGGGACGGCGGTGCCTTAGACCTAGACAACAAGGGCCAAAACACCATCATGATTCCTGGAAAGAGCCATTTTACCATACTGGATGCAAGGGTCGAAGCCGGGGAAAACGCTCTCGTTCGGATCAACTTTTCAGACCCTATCAAAAAGGAACAGAATTTTAAAGGCTTGGTGGATTTGGAAGACGACGATGCCCCCAAATATTCGGTCGATGGCAACAGTTTGATAGTCTATCCGTCAAGGGATATCGAAGGTACGGTCGACCTCGAGGTCTTTGAAGGCATCGAAAGTACCGATGGATATAAACTAAAACAAAAATTCAGCGAGCGTATCGCATTCGAGGCGTTACGACCACAGGTGCGGCTCCTTTCGAACGGCGCCATCCTTCCGTCCTCCACCAATTTAAAGGTCAATTTCGAAACGGCTAATTTGAAGTCCGTCCGGGTTGCGGTCTTTAAAATCTTTGAGAACAACATCCTACAATTCCTACAAAACAACAATCTGAACGACCAAGGCAACCTGCGTGCAGTGGCGCGTCCGATAGCCCGTAAAAAACTCTCTCTTCTAAACAATCTCTCCAACCCCGAGGGCAAATGGTCCGCCCATGCGCTTGATCTAGAGTCCCTTATATCGCCCGAGCCAGGAGCGATCTATCGGGTGGAGTTCGATTTCGGGCCGCACGACAGTTACTATCCATGTGAGAGCAGCAATTTCTCGGCGGAACCCGCATCCGAAGAAACCAATATCGAGACCGAGGAAAACGGCTATTGGGACGGTATCGGATATGCCGATACATATTATGGGGACTATAATTGGAACGAACGCGAGAATCCGTGTGCCCGTTCTTACTATTATAACAAAACGGTCGGTACGAACCTGCTGGCTTCCAACCTTGGGGCTACGGTCAAAAAGGGACTCAACAACAGCTACTTTGTGGCGGTCAACGATATCTTGAAAACCAATCCGGTCCCGGGCACCAAGGTCACATTCTACAATTATCAGCAACAGCCGATGGGCCAGGTGGTTACCGAGGCCAACGGTACAGCAATTTACGATGCTGAAAAATTGGCCTATTTTGCCATCGCGGAATACAAACGACAAAAGACCTATGTAAAGCTCAATGATGGCAACGCTCTTTCACTCAGCAAGTTCAGGGTAGATGGGGCACAACTACAAAAAGGATTGAAAGGCTATATTTTCGCCGAACGTGGCGTCTGGCGACCGGGCGACCGCATATTTCTGTCCTTTATGCTGAACGATGCCGCCAATCCCCTTCCCGACAACCATCCGGTCAAGTTAGAGCTGATGGACCCCTATAACAAGGTAATGCATCGGGAAATAAAGACCGTGGAGCTTGACAATTTCTATCAATTCGAGGTCAAGACCGATGACAACGCCCCGACGGGAAATTGGTTGGCCAAGGTATCCGTGGGTGGGGCATCCTTTACCAAGACCCTGAAAATAGAGACCATTAAACCCAACCGGCTCAAGATCAAGACAGAATTCAATGCCGATTTTTTGGACGGGGCCAAACCCATTAATGGCGCTATGGAAGTAAAATGGCTGCATGGTGCGGTAGCGAAAAACTTGAAAGCCGATATTACAGCCCGGTTCAATACGACGGATACACAATTCGAAGCCTATCCAAATTTTGAATTTGACGACCCGACCCGTAGTTTTTCGGTGGAGGACCATGTCGTTTTCGACGGGCAAATCGATGCAGGGGGCCAGGCAGATTTCAGCATTGACCCACAGTTGAAAAGTCGGGCCCCAGGCATGCTGCAAGCGGCTTTCATCACCAAGGTGTATGAAAACGGCGGCGACTTTAGTACCGATGTGTTTACCAAACCCTATTCGCCCTACAGCACCTACGTCGGACTGAAAACGCCAAAGGGCGATGAGACCCGGGGGATGCTCCTAACAGATACCCCGCACACTTTCGAGGTAGTCGCCGTTGGCGGAAAAGGCCGGACCAAAGCAGCCAAGAATCTAAAAGTTAGCGTTCATCAAGTAAAATGGCGCTGGTGGTGGGATACTTCGGCGGACAACCTTTCCAACTTTAGCAATAGCCAGTTCCATGAAAAGGTGTTTGAGACAACGATCGGTACCGGAGCCGATGGCAAAGGAAGCTTTCAATTCGAACTGGAATATCCCGCGTGGGGCCGGTATTTGGTACGGGTCGAGGACACTGATGGCGGCCATGCGACCGGACAGACGGTGTACATCGATTGGCCGGGCTGGGCGGACCGGTCGCAAGAAGGTGACCCATCGGCCGCCACCATGTTGGTATTCTCAACGGACAAAGAAACCTACACCCCAGAGGAAACGGCCACGGTCACTTTTCCGAGTTCGGAGGGCGGTCTCGCTTTGGTCACTGTCGAGAACGGGAGCGAGGTGTTGGAAAATCTTTGGGTCGAGACCGCAAAAGGAGAAACGAAGTTCGAGCTGCCGATGAAGGCCATCTATACGCCTAATGTTTTTATCCATATTTCGTTGCTACAGCCACATGCCAGTACCCTAAACGACAATCCTATACGATTATATGGCGTGGTGCCGGTGGCGGTGGAAGATCCCGCAACCAGGATCCAACCGACTCTTGCCATGCCCGAAGTCCTACGGCCCGAGGAAAAGATTACCGTAAAAGTGGGCGAGCGGAACAACAAAGCCATGACCTATAGCCTGGCAATCGTCGATGAAGGCTTGTTGGACCTTACCCGCTTTAAAACCCCCGATCCCTGGAATACTTTCTACGCCCATGAAGCCCTAGGCGTCAAGACTTGGGACGTTTACGATGATGTCATCGGTGCCTACGGCGGGAAAATCGACCAGGTTTTCGCCATCGGGGGCGACGGGGTACTCGCGGGCGCCGAAAACAAAAAGGCGAACCGCTTCGAACCCATGGTCGTGCACATCGGACCGTTTCATCTAAAAGCAGGCGAGATCAGGTCACATCAAATTGAGATTCCGAAATACGTTGGCTCCGTACGTACCATGGTCGTCGCCGGCAACCTTCAGAAGGAGGCTTACGGGTCGGCCGAAAAAACCACACCGGTTCGCAAGCCACTGATGGTATTGGCTTCCTTACCGCGCAAGATGACTCCGGGCGAGAAAGTGATGCTGCCCGTTACGGTCTTTGCGATGGAAAACAAGATCAAGAACGTAACCTTACAGTTGAAAAAAGATGCCTCTTTCCGGATTTTGGGCCAGTCTTCCCAATCGGTCGCTTTTGACCGCCCCGATGAAAAAATGGCCTATTTCGAATTGGAAGTAGCCGATTTCACCGGGAACGGAAAAGTGACGGTGGAAGCCGACGGAAACGGCGAGACCGCCTCCTTCGAAATCCCCATCGTTGTGGTCAATCCGAACCCCGTAACCTCCGAAACTACGGAGGTGGTATTAGAGCCAAAGGCCTCGCAAACCATTGCCTTGGAAACTTTTGGCATCGCGGGAAGCAGTTCCGCCAGTATTGAATTTTCGACACTTCCCCCGATGGATTTTACCGGCCGGATGCAATCCCTGATCAGCTATCCGCACGGTGGTGTAGAGCAGATTACCTCCGCCGCCTTCCCGCAGCTATACCTGCAAGACATTTTTGACCTCGACGGTAACCGAAAAAAGAAAATCCAACAAAACATCGTCCGTGCCGTAAAAAGTTTGGGCAGTTACCAGAACGCTTCCGGCGGCTTCTCTTACTGGCCTGGACAAAACAACGCCGATGACTGGGGCACCAGCTACGCGGGACACTTTTTGTTGGAAGCGGAAAAGAAGGGCTACGTACTGCCCGTCGGGTTTAGGTCGAGCTGGATTGCTTACCAACGCAACGCCGCCAAGCAATGGCGTACCGCAAGTACGCGCTCGGACCTCGCCCAAGCCTATCGCCTCTTTACCCTCGCCCTTTCAGGCAATGCCGACATCGCGAGTATGAATCGTTTGCGAGAAACAGTCGGACTCTCCGACGAAGCGAAATTTCGCTTGGCGGCTACCTATGCGCTGATCGGACAAGCAAGTGTAGCGAAAGATATTCTAACTACGGCCCGCTTGAACTTTGACGGCTACAAATACAATGGGTACACCTACGGATCGCCCGCAAGAAACCGGGCCATGGCCTTGGAAACCTATATCCTTTTGAACGACAGGTCCAAAGCGCGGAGTCTTGCCGAGACGATCGCCGACGGCTTGTCCGACAACCGCTGGATGAGTACCCAAAGCACCGCCTACAGCCTATTGGCCATGGCTAAATTCGCCAAAATGATCGGCGGGAAAGGTATCAAGGCCACGATAACACTGAACGGCAAATCGGAGCAAGTACGTACCGATAAAACCTTGGCCAACCGTGGACTGACCTTCAACGAAGGAAGTAATACCATCGAAATCCAAAATCAGGAAAGCAACACCCTTTTCGTCAACATCGTTAACAGCGGCGTCTTACCGGTAGGCGAGGAAAAGGTCCTCAAAAAAAATCTTTCCGCCCAAGTGGATTTCAAGGGTCGTGAC